DNA from Roseimicrobium sp. ORNL1:
GCACGACCTCATCGTGGCAGAGGACGTGGTGGCGCAGGCCAATGACCGCAGTCAACTGGCCCCCATGGCGCTTGCCGCCCAGGAGGCGTTGCAGGCCCGCACCCTGGAAGTAGTGGCTGACAAGGGATACCATCAGGCTGCGCACCTGCAGCAGTGTGAGCAGGCCGGAGTCGTGACTTATGTACCCGCGCAAGGAACCAACAGCGGGCAGAGCACCAAGGACGGACGCGAGGTCTTTGCCAAAGAGCAGTTCGGTTATGAGGCAGGAGCCGATGTGTACCACTGTCCCGGTGCCCAGGTGCTGCGCTTACGAGGACGCAGCAGCCATGAGGGCAGAACGACGCTGCTCTACAGCAACGAGAGCGCCTGCCGCAAGTGTGCTCTGCGCGGCCAGTGCACTGCGGGACGCTATCGTACCATCAACCGTTCTCCTCATGAGGAGGCGGTGGAGCGCGCGGCCCGTCGTCTGGCAGAGAGACCCCACATGATGCACCTGCGCCGGCGCAGCGTGGAACATGTCTTTGGCACCTTGCGCATGTGGGGCCACGACAGCTTCCTGACAAGGGGGCTGCACAGTGTGCGTGCCGAGTTCAGCTTGAGCGCGCTGGCCTACAACCTGCGCCGGGTGCTCAACCTGCTGCCCCTGCAACAACTCATCCACGCCGCGCGCAAGAGCGCCTGACCCACGCGCTCTTGCGCGCCATCAGCCCGCCCTGAAAAAAACTGTTTTCACACAGCCTCTGAAGCCGAAACTACTTTTCGTTGTGACTCACGTCACATCGCTGCAGTTGCGCACATCCACTCAGCATGGAACTCGTGCTGCCGCTATCACACCGCAACTGGACCCGCCGGTCCGTGCTCGGGATGTGTGTGGCTGGCCTTGGCCTTCCCGCGTGTGCTGCCATGAAGGACTCCACTGCCGCCTACGGTGCGAAGGTGACCTACGCCAAGGGAACGGCGATCCACTTTCCAGATTTTGACCTGACCTATCTCGGATCTCGCAAGGAGCCGTCCAAGGTATATCCCCGTGGATTCACTTATGAGGACTTCCGTGTGTCGAAAGGCTCCCGCTCGACCACGGTGTCATGGACCGGAGGCACAGGTCTTGTCGTGCCATGCGCCTTTAAATTCGACGGCCAGAAGTATCAGCTCATGCTGGCCTTCGGTGGCCCGGGGGTAAAGCTGAAGAACAACGAACTCATCGTGGCCAAAGTCTAGGCCCACTCCCTCAGGCGATCGAACGGATGCCAGAGGGAAATCTGTATGAAACTCATCTCTCTCCACTCTGGCTGCACACGCCGCTCCTTTCTGGCCGTGAGCATGATGATGTTTGCCATGCCCGCCTGTGCCGCCGGCAAGGGCGGAAGAGCCTCCTACGGCGCCAAGGCGAAATTTCACAAAGGCGCAGTCCTGTCCTATCCGGATTTCGAAGTGAAGTACACCGGCACACGCAAGGTGTCATCACCCGCGTACTCCCGTGGATTTCTCTACCATGATTTCGAAGTCTCTCGTGGAGGGACGATTAGGGTCGTGAACTGGAGTGCGGGCACAGGTGACATTGGGCCCGCAGTATTCCAATTCGATGGCAAGGAGTACTGGCTGGAACTCAGTCGCTCCGACAAGCTGGGAAAACTGGCAGAGGATGAAGTGGTGATCTGGAAGAAGTAGCCGCCACGACAACCTCACCGCACACCGAAGAGTCGTGCCATCAGACCGCGTCTCGGAGGCTTGGCGTAGGCGAAGATGCGTTCTTCACCGTGGCGTTTGAGCTCCGTATCGGCGCCGTAGCGCCCGAACGAGAAGCCCATTCCAATCGGCACGTCTCGAAGATCAACGATCTCAAAATGCTCAGGCAGCGTGGCGGCAAATTCTCGAATCGCCGGGTCGATGGAAGCTGCCGCCTCGGTATGGCTCAAAGCACCCGGGTTCTTTCGATAAACGTCGAACAAATCGTCATCAAACACACTACGAACCAGCGAGGAGTGGGGTGGAGTGTACAACCGGAACAGTTCCTCGAAGAAGGCAGAGAGGCTGGGGCTTTGATACAGGATCGTGGGCGGGTCATGACTCGCGTAGTACACTGGAACAGTGTCCGTGGCGGAAGGTGTGATTTCCATCACCCAGTAATTCCCGGCCCCATCGTGAGCAAAGGGCAGACCGTGGGTGAAGAACTCCGGAAAGAAGCCTACTTCTATCTTGTCGACACCAAGCTCGCTGATGATGGTATATGCCCTCGATTTCTTCGCCAGCTTGAACTCGATACCGGAGGTGAACTCGAGAAAGTCCCGGAGTTCCTGTGGCAGGGGAACGCCCAATTTCCTCTCAATGTAGTTTATTTCCTTGGGCTCCATCGGAGGAGCTATCTCGATGCCAAGTGGGTGTCCTCGCTCATCGCGAAGCCCCTTCTGCACGGCCGCTTTGATTTGTGCCACAACGTCCATGGGCGCATGCTGCCCATAGTTTGGCTGAATGTCATGTAAATCGTTTCCCAGCCTTCCCGCCCGGCATGAAGCGAAATAAAATGGGAGCGACCCACCACGGATCGCCCCCATGAACTCGTCGCCGAGAATGTCCTTCTCGCCTTACTGCTTCTTGATCTTGATGTTCCGGAACCACACGTCGTGTCCGTGGTCCTGGAAGCCGATGTGACCGGTGCGGGGCTGATCCTTCAGCGCGGTCTTGTACTTGTTTGGCGTGCCATCCGGATTCTTTTCCGCGGTGGTCCAGTCATCGAGGCTGAGGTCCTGCACCTTCTGGCCATTGATGTGGCACACCAGTTTCGGCCCCTTCACCTCAAGGCGGAGGGTGTTCCATTCTCCGACCTTCTTCACAGCATTCACCGCTGGCTCCTTCGCATCGTAGAGAGCACCGCAGTCGTGCTTGTCAGGCGTCTTGCCAAAGGAGTCCATGATCTGGATCTCAAAGCCTCCCTGCACCGGGTTTTTTGGATCCGTGCGGAAGAAGAGACCGCTGTTGCAATCGGGGCTCACCTTGAACTCCATCTCCAGGATGAAGTCGCCGTACTTCTCCTTCGTCCACAGGTAGCTCGATTGGGGGAAGCGGGCCAGCTCGCCTTTCTTCACCGTCCAGACCGCCGGATTGGCGGGCTCGACGAACCAGCCATCGAGGTTCTTACCGTTGAAGAGATCGACGAAACCGTCCTCCGCGAACGCGGCGGAGGAGCACAGCAGGAGAGCACACAGAGTAGCCTTGAATTTCATGGGAGAGACAAAACGCTCTCCCACGGAACATCATGCGTACCGGGCCAAGAATTTCTTAAACCGCACTTCGCACAATGCCACCATCCACACGCAAAGCCGCGCCATTGACGGCCGAAGCCTTCGGGCTGGAAATGAAGGTGACAAAATCGGCAATCTCCTCCGGCGAGATGAGCCGCTGAATGAGGGAGGTGGGACGGTTCTCTGACACAAATTTCCTCTCCGCCTGCTCATAGGGAAGGCCGGGGAACACATCCTGCACAAATTTGATGACGCCCTCGGTCTTGGTGGAGCCGGGCATGACCGTGTTCACCGTGACCTTGGATCCCTTGGTGAGTTCCGCGAGACTCCGTGAGATGGAGAGTTGCATGGTCTTCGTCGCGCTGTAGTGCGCCATTTCCGGAGCCGGGTTCACGGCGGACTCACTGGAAATGAAGATGACCCTGCCGTGGTTGGAGTTGAGCATCTCCTTCAGGTAATGCCGCGCCAGGCGCACGCCGCTCATGATATTCACCTCGAAGAGCCGCAGCCACGCTTCGTCCGTTTCCTCGAAAAATCCC
Protein-coding regions in this window:
- a CDS encoding SDR family oxidoreductase; the protein is MNLELHSSTALVTASSGGIGLEIARSLAREGATVIVNGRSQSSVDSAIAEIKGTVPDAKLKGLAADNATAEGCAETIRQVPKVDILVNNLGIYEAVGFFEETDEAWLRLFEVNIMSGVRLARHYLKEMLNSNHGRVIFISSESAVNPAPEMAHYSATKTMQLSISRSLAELTKGSKVTVNTVMPGSTKTEGVIKFVQDVFPGLPYEQAERKFVSENRPTSLIQRLISPEEIADFVTFISSPKASAVNGAALRVDGGIVRSAV
- a CDS encoding DUF1080 domain-containing protein, translating into MKFKATLCALLLCSSAAFAEDGFVDLFNGKNLDGWFVEPANPAVWTVKKGELARFPQSSYLWTKEKYGDFILEMEFKVSPDCNSGLFFRTDPKNPVQGGFEIQIMDSFGKTPDKHDCGALYDAKEPAVNAVKKVGEWNTLRLEVKGPKLVCHINGQKVQDLSLDDWTTAEKNPDGTPNKYKTALKDQPRTGHIGFQDHGHDVWFRNIKIKKQ
- a CDS encoding SMI1/KNR4 family protein; the encoded protein is MEPKEINYIERKLGVPLPQELRDFLEFTSGIEFKLAKKSRAYTIISELGVDKIEVGFFPEFFTHGLPFAHDGAGNYWVMEITPSATDTVPVYYASHDPPTILYQSPSLSAFFEELFRLYTPPHSSLVRSVFDDDLFDVYRKNPGALSHTEAAASIDPAIREFAATLPEHFEIVDLRDVPIGMGFSFGRYGADTELKRHGEERIFAYAKPPRRGLMARLFGVR